Proteins found in one Labeo rohita strain BAU-BD-2019 chromosome 11, IGBB_LRoh.1.0, whole genome shotgun sequence genomic segment:
- the si:ch73-40i7.5 gene encoding amyloid-beta A4 precursor protein-binding family A member 3: MADDFLVTGGLESERSSQAASRGSSNSRTEASAQDANRAPGGSDCSAERPESTNWHGENRQSPELEDLDSYNPIEPPPLDWRSDSSSEAGSAVELESCSVGDFEVPGSFNAELNEDTTSAVSDYGARDSSDASDATQELLAQEMCEIKPEMSGFQKREEQRETKENSVEDIDAELSNQEMEKEMMEEKSAKRDIDHSHIQRLLSQLHLFHPSTPLENPADRGAPHDPRTPAEAAASSFRELELGVPSARADEDGTIPEALLFSHEYQKDLLQLLEEPEKPRSAPPLVHTPLVTPEHQAGLRRQSSDADEMISISHSEDAWHRHLQDELLLSGVSEEDRWTASEGLSADQCVSPNADLDAETQPAYKNVPGPCDPEDLLDGVIFGAKYLGSTQLQSEKNPSTNARMAQAQEAVDRIKAPEGESQPMTEVDLFISTQRIKVLSADTQEAMMDHALQMISYIADIGNIVVLMARRKPAGRKSADSTSGSAAPPKKCWMICHVFSSEDAQIIAQAIGQAFGVAYQQFLYTNGIKASDLRPGEYSDYLGTQELYNGDLVHFSRSENIKEVCISKKPGEILGVAIVESGWGSILPTVVVANLLHGGPAERSGELSIGDRIMSVNGTSLVGLPIATCQSIIRDLKNLSIIKLSIVRCPPVTMAIIKRPDPKYQLGFSVEDGIICSLMRGGIAERGGIRVGHRIIEINGQSVVATPHEKIIHILSSAVGEIHLKTMPTSTYRLLTGLDQPVFL, translated from the exons ATGGCAGATGATTTTCTCGTCACTGGAGGTTTGGAGTCGGAACGGAGCTCCCAAGCCGCTTCTCGTGGTTCCTCCAACTCTCGAACCGAAGCCTCGGCTCAGGACGCGAACCGGGCTCCTGGCGGTTCTGATTGCTCAGCTGAGCGTCCTGAATCCACGAATTGGCACGGTGAAAATCGACAGAGCCCTGAGCTGGAGGATCTGGATTCCTATAACCCGATCGAGCCCCCGCCGCTGGACTGGAGGTCCGACTCTTCCAGCGAGGCCGGTTCGGCCGTGGAACTCGAAAGCTGCTCGGTGGGAGACTTTGAGGTTCCTGGATCTTTCAACGCGGAGTTGAACGAAGACACGACGTCTGCTGTAAGTGATTACGGAGCTCGGGACTCCAGCGACGCTTCAGACGCAACCCAAGAGCTTTTGGCTCAAGAAATGTGTGAGATCAAGCCTGAAATGAGCGGTTTTCAAAAGCGAGAAGAGCAGAGAGAAACAAAAGAGAATTCCGTGGAGGATATAGACGCAGAATTGAGCAATCAAGAGATGGAGAAAGAGATGATGGAAGAAAAAAGTGCCAAACGCGACATCGACCACTCGCACATTCAGCGTCTCCTCTCCCAGCTGCATCTTTTTCATCCGTCGACCCCCTTAGAGAATCCCGCCGACCGCGGCGCTCCGCACGATCCGCGTACCCCGGCGGAGGCCGCCGCTTCCTCCTTCCGAGAGCTTGAGTTGGGCGTCCCGTCGGCACGTGCGGATGAGGACGGGACCATCCCTGAAGCTTTGCTCTTCTCACACGAGTATCAGAAAGATCTGCTGCAGCTGCTGGAGGAGCCTGAGAAACCCAGAAGTGCCCCGCCGTTGGTTCACACACCCCTGGTGACCCCCGAACATCAGGCAGGCCTCCGAAGGCAGAGCAGTGACGCAGATGAGATGATCTCCATATCTCACAGCGAGGACGCCTGGCACAGACACCTGCAGGATGAGCTGCTGCTCTCAGGAGTCTCAGAGGAGGATCGGTGGACGGCGTCCGAGGGCCTGAGCGCGGATCAGTGCGTCTCCCCAAACGCTGATCTG GACGCTGAGACACAGCCGGCTTATAAGAACG TGCCTGGACCATGTGATCCTGAAGACCTCCTGGATGGGGTGATCTTTGGAGCTAAATATCTTGGATCTACACAGTTACAGTCTGAGAAAAATCCCTCCACCAACGCGCGGATGGCCCAGGCACAGGAGGCTGTGGATCGCATCAAG GCACCTGAAGGAGAGTCTCAGCCTATGACGGAGGTCGATCTGTTCATTTCTACACAGAGAATCAAAGTACTGAGCGCTGACACGCAG GAGGCCATGATGGACCACGCTCTGCAGATGATTTCGTACATCGCCGACATTGGGAACATTGTGGTTTTGATGGCCCGCAGAAAGCCGGCCGGTCGCAAATCGGCCGACTCGACGTCCGGCTCCGCGGCACCGCCGAAGAAGTGCTGGATGATCTGCCACGTGTTTTCTTCAGAGGAT GCTCAGATCATCGCGCAGGCCATCGGTCAGGCTTTTGGCGTTGCGTATCAGCAGTTTCTGTACACGAACGGAATAAAAGCCAGCGATCTGAGGCCGGGCGAGTACAGCGATTACCTCGGCACTCAGGAACTTTATAACGGAGACCTGGTTCACTTTTCTCGCTCCGAAAACATCAAGGAG GTGTGCATATCAAAGAAGCCGGGAGAGATCCTGGGCGTGGCGATCGTGGAGTCCGGCTGGGGCTCGATCTTGCCGACAGTGGTCGTGGCCAACCTGCTGCACGGCGGCCCCGCGGAACGCTCCGGAGAGCTGAGCATCGGCGATCGCATCATGTCCGTTAACGGCACCAGTCTGGTGGGCCTGCCCATCGCCACCTGCCAAAGCATCATACGA GATTTGAAGAACCTGTCCATAATCAAGCTGAGCATCGTTCGCTGTCCGCCCGTCACCATGGCCATCATTAAGCGTCCCGACCCCAAGTACCAGCTGGGCTTCAGCGTGGAGGACGGCATC ATTTGCAGTTTAATGCGGGGCGGAATAGCGGAGCGGGGCGGCATTCGGGTTGGTCACCGTATCATTGAGATCAACGGACAGAGCGTCGTAGCCACGCCTCACGAGAAGATCATCCACATCCTGTCCAGTGCTGTAGGAGAG ATCCATCTGAAGACTATGCCGACATCAACGTACCGTCTCCTGACTGGCCTGGATCAGCCCGTGTTCCTTTAG
- the pex11g gene encoding peroxisomal membrane protein 11C isoform X1, protein MQNSVEAFINVLESYRGRDKVIRTLCYGSQLVGGLLAGKRSQSSVGKSLLLFSAQLSHCRTTLRLFDDLSMLAYTSSYGLGGAEEDALVRWMSVLSNVADQLYYPCEHIAWAADAQLVKTKSDRWWVLSTGLWGASLILSILRSVRNILILKRKAQTCQRSGSAESGEEAFSQKAALRRQIRGEAFSILSSLADLGNAVHWMPPGFLWAGRFPPWLVGLMGTTSSLIGLLQTSSADPGASS, encoded by the exons ATGCAGAATTCAGTCGAAGCCTTCATAAATGTGTTAGAGTCGTACAGAGGAAGAGATAAAGTG ATCAGGACGCTGTGCTATGGCTCTCAGCTGGTGGGAGGACTTCTAGCGGGGAAGAGATCCCAGTCTTCTGTGGGCAAGAGTCTGCTGCTGTTCTCCGCTCAGCTCAGTCACTGCAGAACCACTCTCCGGCTCTTTGACGACCTGTCCATGCTCGCCTACACCAGCAGCTACGGGCTGGGAGGCGCG GAGGAGGATGCTCTGGTGCGCTGGATGTCCGTTCTGAGTAATGTGGCGGATCAGCTGTATTACCCCTGCGAGCACATCGCCTGGGCGGCGGACGCACAGCTCGTCAAAACCAAATCTGACAGGTGGTGGGTGCTGAGCACAGGCCTCTGGGGCGCATCCCTCATCCTCAGCATACTCAG ATCCGTTAGGAACATCCTGATCCTGAAGAGGAAAGCGCAGACGTGTCAAAGGTCAGGTTCAGCTGAGAGCGG GGAGGAAGCGTTTTCCCAGAAGGCTGCGCTCCGGAGGCAGATCCGAGGGGAAGCGTTCAGTATCTTGAGCAGTCTGGCGGATCTCGGCAACGCCGTTCACTGGATGCCGCCTGGATTTCTGTGGGCCGGACGCTTTCCTCCGTGGCTGGTGGGACTGATGGGAACGACCTCCTCGCTGATAGGCCTCCTGCAGACGAGCTCCGCCGATCCAGGAGCGAGTTCCTAA
- the pex11g gene encoding peroxisomal membrane protein 11C isoform X2 has protein sequence MQNSVEAFINVLESYRGRDKVIRTLCYGSQLVGGLLAGKRSQSSVGKSLLLFSAQLSHCRTTLRLFDDLSMLAYTSSYGLGGAEEDALVRWMSVLSNVADQLYYPCEHIAWAADAQLVKTKSDRWWVLSTGLWGASLILSILRSVRNILILKRKAQTCQREEAFSQKAALRRQIRGEAFSILSSLADLGNAVHWMPPGFLWAGRFPPWLVGLMGTTSSLIGLLQTSSADPGASS, from the exons ATGCAGAATTCAGTCGAAGCCTTCATAAATGTGTTAGAGTCGTACAGAGGAAGAGATAAAGTG ATCAGGACGCTGTGCTATGGCTCTCAGCTGGTGGGAGGACTTCTAGCGGGGAAGAGATCCCAGTCTTCTGTGGGCAAGAGTCTGCTGCTGTTCTCCGCTCAGCTCAGTCACTGCAGAACCACTCTCCGGCTCTTTGACGACCTGTCCATGCTCGCCTACACCAGCAGCTACGGGCTGGGAGGCGCG GAGGAGGATGCTCTGGTGCGCTGGATGTCCGTTCTGAGTAATGTGGCGGATCAGCTGTATTACCCCTGCGAGCACATCGCCTGGGCGGCGGACGCACAGCTCGTCAAAACCAAATCTGACAGGTGGTGGGTGCTGAGCACAGGCCTCTGGGGCGCATCCCTCATCCTCAGCATACTCAG ATCCGTTAGGAACATCCTGATCCTGAAGAGGAAAGCGCAGACGTGTCAAAG GGAGGAAGCGTTTTCCCAGAAGGCTGCGCTCCGGAGGCAGATCCGAGGGGAAGCGTTCAGTATCTTGAGCAGTCTGGCGGATCTCGGCAACGCCGTTCACTGGATGCCGCCTGGATTTCTGTGGGCCGGACGCTTTCCTCCGTGGCTGGTGGGACTGATGGGAACGACCTCCTCGCTGATAGGCCTCCTGCAGACGAGCTCCGCCGATCCAGGAGCGAGTTCCTAA
- the si:ch73-40i7.2 gene encoding FYN-binding protein 1 isoform X2, with the protein MEENVDVKALRAKFHAQLEMAASGGGTGVRPHAVGALPESLTNGALRNKTSAVPPRPVLPVSAHNEAEMFPSGPQGVFPRPPPSHRLGAQESPPSNRIKLTGELLQRKILQQHGDMKAPSTLKPPLPSQRSVSEVAPLRKPLPNVGPRPSKPRRPPHVNLEHLRRKAPAVLPKRNTEPQSSKGPARPPNKPGNLTSSFSELEDYDDISALPPPPPTPPKPRDSWTDGFPSQHEDSDQEIYEDPDRPVPAERKPKETKKTELDKRELKEKQKLENEYRKRFKLNGPIEVIHMARVREDWQGGKNDLSVRQGDSVEIIRVNNNPGGKWLARDMRGSVGYISNSCVDVDYEEVKRKILGQAAPTFHPSAGRPVNPEVYDDIGSNDQLDSFHSDDVYDDVDQDFPPPPPEIRSKQQEKDEKDLRKRFKFEGPIRVLYTMMVDPNASLKKAGSKDLPVVRGEILDVIQETSKKQLLCRNKQGKYGYVPLNYLLHEENEVYDDIDTASDIYDNDDS; encoded by the exons ATG GAGGAAAATGTGGATGTCAAGGCTCTCCGGGCCAAATTTCACGCTCAGTTGGAAATGGCAGCTTCCGGAGGCGGAACCGGCGTCAGACCTCACGCGGTTGGTGCGCTGCCAGAGTCTCTAACCAACGGAGCTCTCCGAAACAAGACTTCAGCGGTGCCTCCGAGACCCGTCCTTCCTGTGAGCGCTCACAACGAAGCGGAGATGTTTCCTTCGGGTCCACAGGGAGTGTTCCCGAGACCTCCTCCCTCTCATCGTTTGGGAGCCCAGGAGAGTCCTCCTTCAAACAGAATCAAGCTGACGGGAGAACTTCTTCAGCGCAAGATACTTCAGCAGCACGGCGACATGAAAGCGCCCTCGACTCTCAAACCGCCGCTGCCGAGCCAGAGGAGCGTGTCGGAGGTAGCGCCGCTGAGAAAGCCGCTTCCCAACGTCGGGCCGCGACCGTCGAAACCGAGGCGTCCTCCGCACGTCAACCTGGAACACTTGCGCAGAAAAGCCCCTGCTGTTCTTCCCAAAAGAAACACAGAGCCGCAAAGTTCTAAAG GACCGGCAAGGCCTCCAAACAAACCCGGCAACTTGACGTCGTccttttcagaatt AGAGGACTATGATGACATCAGCGCACTCCCACCACCTCCTCCCACCCCTCCCAAACCCAGAG ACTCGTGGACTGACGGTTTCCCTTCTCAGCATGAG GACAGCGATCAAGAAATCTATGAAGACCCAGACAG ACCCGTCCCCGCTGAGAGAAAGCCCAAGGAGACTAAAAAGACAGAGCTGGACAAGAGAGAACTGAAGGAAAAACAGAAGTTGGAAAATGAGTACAGGAAAAGATTTAAG CTGAACGGCCCGATCGAGGTGATCCACATGGCTCGTGTGAGAGAGGACTGGCAGGGCGGAAAGAATGACCTGAGCGTGCGACAGGGAGACAGCGTGGAGATCATCCGTGTCAACAACAACCCCGGGGGCAAGTGGCTGGCGCGAGACATGAGGGGCAGCG TCGGCTACATCAGTAACTCCTGCGTGGACGTGGATTACGAAGAAGTGAAGCGGAAAATCCTCGGTCAAGCCGCCCCGACCTTCCACCCTTCTGCAGGACGGCCCGTCAACCCGGAAGTGTACGACGACATCGGCTCCAACGACCAGCTCGACAG TTTTCACAGCGACG ATGTGTATGACGACGTGGACCAAGAttttcctcctcctccaccaGAGATCAG GTCCAAGCAGCAGGAGAAAGACGAGAAAGATCTGCGAAAGAGGTTTAAG TTTGAAGGGCCCATCCGAGTGCTGTACACCATGATGGTGGACCCTAACGCCAGTCTGAAGAAGGCTGGGAGCAAGGACCTGCCGGTGGTCCGTGGAGAGATTCTGGACGTCATACAGGAGACCAGCAAGAAGCAGCTTCTGTGCCGCAACAAACAGGGCAAAT ATGGATATGTACCCTTGAATTACCTTTTGCATGA GGAGAATGAGGTTTATGATGACATTGATACTGCTTCAG ATATATATGACAATGATGACAGCTGA
- the si:ch73-40i7.2 gene encoding FYN-binding protein 1 isoform X1 — protein sequence MEENVDVKALRAKFHAQLEMAASGGGTGVRPHAVGALPESLTNGALRNKTSAVPPRPVLPVSAHNEAEMFPSGPQGVFPRPPPSHRLGAQESPPSNRIKLTGELLQRKILQQHGDMKAPSTLKPPLPSQRSVSEVAPLRKPLPNVGPRPSKPRRPPHVNLEHLRRKAPAVLPKRNTEPQSSKGPARPPNKPGNLTSSFSELEDYDDISALPPPPPTPPKPRDSWTDGFPSQHEDSDQEIYEDPDRPVPAERKPKETKKTELDKRELKEKQKLENEYRKRFKLNGPIEVIHMARVREDWQGGKNDLSVRQGDSVEIIRVNNNPGGKWLARDMRGSVGYISNSCVDVDYEEVKRKILGQAAPTFHPSAGRPVNPEVYDDIGSNDQLDSSFHSDDVYDDVDQDFPPPPPEIRSKQQEKDEKDLRKRFKFEGPIRVLYTMMVDPNASLKKAGSKDLPVVRGEILDVIQETSKKQLLCRNKQGKYGYVPLNYLLHEENEVYDDIDTASDIYDNDDS from the exons ATG GAGGAAAATGTGGATGTCAAGGCTCTCCGGGCCAAATTTCACGCTCAGTTGGAAATGGCAGCTTCCGGAGGCGGAACCGGCGTCAGACCTCACGCGGTTGGTGCGCTGCCAGAGTCTCTAACCAACGGAGCTCTCCGAAACAAGACTTCAGCGGTGCCTCCGAGACCCGTCCTTCCTGTGAGCGCTCACAACGAAGCGGAGATGTTTCCTTCGGGTCCACAGGGAGTGTTCCCGAGACCTCCTCCCTCTCATCGTTTGGGAGCCCAGGAGAGTCCTCCTTCAAACAGAATCAAGCTGACGGGAGAACTTCTTCAGCGCAAGATACTTCAGCAGCACGGCGACATGAAAGCGCCCTCGACTCTCAAACCGCCGCTGCCGAGCCAGAGGAGCGTGTCGGAGGTAGCGCCGCTGAGAAAGCCGCTTCCCAACGTCGGGCCGCGACCGTCGAAACCGAGGCGTCCTCCGCACGTCAACCTGGAACACTTGCGCAGAAAAGCCCCTGCTGTTCTTCCCAAAAGAAACACAGAGCCGCAAAGTTCTAAAG GACCGGCAAGGCCTCCAAACAAACCCGGCAACTTGACGTCGTccttttcagaatt AGAGGACTATGATGACATCAGCGCACTCCCACCACCTCCTCCCACCCCTCCCAAACCCAGAG ACTCGTGGACTGACGGTTTCCCTTCTCAGCATGAG GACAGCGATCAAGAAATCTATGAAGACCCAGACAG ACCCGTCCCCGCTGAGAGAAAGCCCAAGGAGACTAAAAAGACAGAGCTGGACAAGAGAGAACTGAAGGAAAAACAGAAGTTGGAAAATGAGTACAGGAAAAGATTTAAG CTGAACGGCCCGATCGAGGTGATCCACATGGCTCGTGTGAGAGAGGACTGGCAGGGCGGAAAGAATGACCTGAGCGTGCGACAGGGAGACAGCGTGGAGATCATCCGTGTCAACAACAACCCCGGGGGCAAGTGGCTGGCGCGAGACATGAGGGGCAGCG TCGGCTACATCAGTAACTCCTGCGTGGACGTGGATTACGAAGAAGTGAAGCGGAAAATCCTCGGTCAAGCCGCCCCGACCTTCCACCCTTCTGCAGGACGGCCCGTCAACCCGGAAGTGTACGACGACATCGGCTCCAACGACCAGCTCGACAG caGTTTTCACAGCGACG ATGTGTATGACGACGTGGACCAAGAttttcctcctcctccaccaGAGATCAG GTCCAAGCAGCAGGAGAAAGACGAGAAAGATCTGCGAAAGAGGTTTAAG TTTGAAGGGCCCATCCGAGTGCTGTACACCATGATGGTGGACCCTAACGCCAGTCTGAAGAAGGCTGGGAGCAAGGACCTGCCGGTGGTCCGTGGAGAGATTCTGGACGTCATACAGGAGACCAGCAAGAAGCAGCTTCTGTGCCGCAACAAACAGGGCAAAT ATGGATATGTACCCTTGAATTACCTTTTGCATGA GGAGAATGAGGTTTATGATGACATTGATACTGCTTCAG ATATATATGACAATGATGACAGCTGA